A window of Pirellulales bacterium genomic DNA:
TTGAGCGAGTGCATCGGCAGTTCGGCTGCCCGGTGGCGTCGCATCTGACCTGCGTCGGTGCCACGGTCGATGATCTGCGCGCCTATCTTCGCGAGGCCGGCGTACGGGGCATCGAGAACATTGTCGCCCTGCGCGGCGACCCGCCCAAGGGACAAACTCAGTTTCAGGCCGTTGAAGGCGGTTTTCGCTATGCGGTCAATCTCGTGACTTTGATTCGTCAGGAGTTCCCAGACTTTGGCGTTGCCGTGGCCGGCTATCCCGAGACGCACCAGGAGGCCCTCAGCCCGCAGGCCGACTTGGAAAACCTGAAACGCAAAGTCGACGCCGGCGCCGACGTGGTCATCACCCAGCTCTTCTATTCCAACGACGATTTCTTCCGCTTCCGCGACCGCTGCTCGAGGTTGGGAATCAAAGTGCCGATTGTGCCGGGCGTGTTGCCAGTGACGAATCTGGCCCAGATCAAACGAATCACCTCGCTCTGCGGGGCAAGACTGCCCGAATCATTCCAGGCTGCGCTGGAAGCCCACGAAGGAAACGCCCACGAGCAGTTCGAGATCGGCGTCGACTTCGCAACGCGCCAAGTGCAGGAGCTGATCGACGCCGGCGTGCCCGGCATCCATTTCTACGTTCTCAACAAATCCCCCGCCACCTGCCGCGTCCTGCGGGCCGTGACGCGACCGGAGTGAGAAGGCGTCACGCGGCGCGACTGTCGTTTACGCGGACGAGGATGGCATAAAGCCCGTGATGTCGAACCACGTCATTTCGCCAGCC
This region includes:
- the metF gene encoding methylenetetrahydrofolate reductase [NAD(P)H], which codes for MPLTDVYGPDKFGLSFELFPPKTETGEADLFQHLTELMSFEPSYVTCTYGAGGSTRAKTLEIVERVHRQFGCPVASHLTCVGATVDDLRAYLREAGVRGIENIVALRGDPPKGQTQFQAVEGGFRYAVNLVTLIRQEFPDFGVAVAGYPETHQEALSPQADLENLKRKVDAGADVVITQLFYSNDDFFRFRDRCSRLGIKVPIVPGVLPVTNLAQIKRITSLCGARLPESFQAALEAHEGNAHEQFEIGVDFATRQVQELIDAGVPGIHFYVLNKSPATCRVLRAVTRPE